The following DNA comes from Chitinophagales bacterium.
TATTTTTCGTTCAAAAAACGAACCAAACATAAAATGAGACAAAATTACAGTTTGTTAACTTATGAAGGCAGAAACATTGTTGTTTTTGCGGGTATAATTTTCGGTCTTGTGGTGTCAAAAGCGGTGTTAAGTATAAGCACTATTGTTTTATTGGTCAATTTTTTGGTTTCTTATAAAGAGCATAAGTTCAATATTTTTACCAAAGAAAACATTCCCAATTTAATACCTGTTGCTTTTTTTGCGGTGTCGTTAGTTTGGTTTTTGTTTGCTTCAAATAAAGGCTTGGCGTTAAAAGAAATGAACGAAAATTTGCCTTGGCTTATTTTGCCCTTGTGCATAGTGGCTTTAAAACATTATAGCAATCAATATTTATATCTTTTCTTAGGTTTGTTTGTGTTAATGATTGCCGTTAGTGCTGTGGTGGTTTTAATTAATTACTTTAGTAATTACGATTTTTATTTAAAAATTATTAGTGCCGGAAAAAGTATTGACACACCTCAAGACCATGTGCGGTATAGCTTGTTGCTCTCATTTGCCACCATAACTACCTTTTATTTTGGGCTTGTAAAATTGCCTAAACTTTTCCCCAAAGAACAATGGTTTTTTGTTATTTCGTTTATATTTTTTGCAGTTACATTACATATTTTATCTGTAAGAACAGGCTTAATAACTTTTTATTTAGGCATTGTATTTTTGACAGTTTACAAAGCTATAATTACCAAAAAATGGTGGTTTATTCCTATAGTTTTGGTGTTAGTAACACTTGCTCCATATTGGGCATATAAAAATGTACCCAGTTTTAGAGAAAAAGTGTATTATATGAACTACGATTGGCTACAAATTAACAGCAATAACATTAATGGAAATTCTGACACTAAAAGATTACTTTCCTATAAAATAGCCGTTAGTCTTATAAAAGAAAAGCCTGTTTTAGGTTATGGTATTGGCACAGGAAAAGAGGTTATGAATAAGTATTTTGAAGAAAATTATCCGGAAGTTACCAACCAAAATAGAATATTGCCCCACAATCAATTTTTATTTATTTGCTTAGAAATGGGATTTGTTGGCTTAGCCATTTTTCTTTTGGTGCTAATCGTGCCACTATACAAAGCAATTAGAAATTTTAATCCTCTTTTTATAGCACTTTGGCTTATGGTAGTAGCATCGTGTATGGTAGAAAACAATTTAGAATCGCAGGTAGCTTTATCTATGTATTTGTTTTTTTCATCGCTACTTTTAAAAATAAAGCAAGATGAGTAAAATATCACTTGTAATAATAACTTTTAATGCCGAAAATATGCTTGATAAAGTACTTGCTCAAGCTAAAAAACTTACCAAAGATATAGTAGTGGTAGATAGTTTTAGCACAGATAAAACAGAAGAAATAGCTAAAGAATTTGAGGTAAACTTTTATAAAAAAGAATGGGTAGGCTACGGTTCTCAAAAAAACTATGCCAATAAATTAGCTCTTAATAATTGGATACTTTCTATAGATGCAGATGAAGTACTTAGCAATGAGCTGATTGACGAAATTAAAGCCCTAAATCTAAATGATGAAAACCTTGCTTTTAATATTCCTTTTAAAAACAATTACTGTGGCAAACTTATAAAACATGGGCGATGGAAAAATGAACATCATGTACGGCTATTTAATAAAAAAACCGTTAGCTGGAATACCAGCCAAGTACACGAAGGACTAAATTTAAGCAACATAGAAATAATTGACTTAAAAAATCCTATTTTTCATTTTTCTATGCAAAGCAAAGAGCAGCACTTAGCTAAAGCAAAAAAGTATGCAGAAATGGGAGCAAGCAGAATGTACAAACAAGGCAAAAAAGCTACTTTTATAAAGCAATACATTAATCCTATGTTCCGTTTTATAAACGATTATATTTTTAGCTTAGGATTTTTAGATGGCAAATTAGGATTTCAATTAGCATATATTATAAGTAAAGAAACTTATTGGAAATACCAAAAATTGGATAAACTCTATAAAGTCTGAAAAATAATTTCACATTCCATAATGTTCCCCCACCTGAAAAGGAGGGAAAAAAAAGTTTACCTACCGAAGGCAGGGGTGGTTTTATAAAAGTATGTGAAATTATTTTTTTGGATACAATATAAATAATCAATTATAATAGTAAAAACTTTATTTTCGTGCTATGAAAATTGGCTTAGACGCTAAAAGAATATTTAATAATAAAACGGGCTTGGGCGTTTATGGGCGAAATCTTGTTAGCGGATTTGAGCAAATAACGCACCCACATCAGTTTTATTTATTTACGCCTACTGCAAAGTCTGAAATTTATATACCAAGCAAACATTTTAATGTAGTTAGCAGCCATTCTTTTTCTTCTTATTACTGGCGTACTTTTAGCATAGCTAAAGATATAAAAAGCAATAATTTAGATATTTATCATGGTTTAAGTAATGAACTGCCTTTGACTATAGCCAAAACAAAAGTAAAAAGCATAGTAGATATACACGATTTGTGTTTTGTGAAATTTAAAGAGGATTACAGCAAAATTGACCAACAAATATTTTGGTATAAAGCTAAAAATGCAGCCTTGCAAAGCCATAAAATAATAGCTACATCAAACGCCACCAAACAAGATATTTTGCAATATTTTAAAGTGCCGGAAAATAAAGTAGAAGTTGTTTACCAATGTTGCGATAAGCAGTTTTATGCTCAAAAAACAAAAGAAGAAATAGATTTAGTACTAAAGAAATATAATTTGCCAAAAGAATATTTTTTAAGTGTAGGCACTATACAAGGCAGAAAAAACCAGCAAGCTATTGTAAAAGCAATTTCAAAATTAGATAAAGCAAAACAACTTCCTTTGGTACTTGTAGGAAACGGAGGTAAATATTTGCAGCAATTAAAAGCTTTGGCACAGCAACTTAATGTTAAACTTTTTGTGTTGGATAATTTACCTTTTAATGAACTGCCTTGTATTTATCAAAATGCAAAAGTGTTTGTTTATCCGTCTTTTATAGAAGGTTTTGGCATACCGGTGTTAGAGGCAATGGCAGCTAAAACGCCTGTTGTTACAACAAAAAACACCAGCATGGCAGAAATAATTCAAGATGAAAACAATTTAATTTCAGCAGATAATATTGAAGAAATTGCCGAAAAAATGAGCTATTTTTTAGTTAATCCTCAGTTTGCAAATACAGAAAAACATTATACCCGTGCATTAGATTTTTCTGAAAAGAAATTTGCACAGCAAGTTTTAGATATTTATGAAAAACTACAGTAGCCAAATAGATAAAACAATAGCAATTTTAAATGCAGGGGGCGTAATAATTTGCCCTACAGATACCATAATAGGTTTAAGTGCCGATGCCACAAATAGTGAAGCTGTAAATAAAATAATTTCCATTAAAAACCGACCGGAAAACAAAAGTTTTATTGTGCTGGTTAGTAGTATTGGAATGCTTAAAAATTATGTAGAAGACCTGCCAAATTTTGTGTTAGATTTTTTGGCAAAACAAAAAGAACCTACTACTATTATTTATAAAAAAGGACTCCATTTAGCCGACAATGTACTGGCAGAAAACGGAAGCATAGGCATAAGAATAGTGAATGAAGGAATAGTTTATGAAATTATTAAAAATCTAAATAAACCTATTGTTTCTACATCGGTAAATGAAAGTGGAGCAACTTCAATATTAAAAATAGAAGAAATATCTAAAACCATTAAAAACAAAGTAGATTTTATAGTTGAAAGTCCAATTCAACAACACAATAAACCTTCTTCTATATTTATGATACAACAAAAATCACTTACTCAGTTGAGATAAGTCAGCAATATGCTAAAGGTCTAATACTACCTTTGTACTATAAATTAAATAATAAGTAATAAACTAAATAATGCCTTTTACAGAAGAACAACTATTAAACGCTAAAACACGAAAAGATTTAATAAAAATAGCCAAAGAAAACAAGATAAATATAAGTAAAGTACTGGATAATCTTAAGTACGAAAAAGAACTTTTGGCATTGCAAAGCGAGCTGGTAAACCTACAGCAGTGGATTCATAAAAACAAAATGAGAGTTGCCATACTTTTTGAAGGCAGGGATGCCTCAGGAAAAGGTGGTGCCATAAAACGATTTAAAGAGCACTTAAATCCAAGATTTTCTAAAGTAGTGGCACTAAACAAACCTACAGAAGTAGAACAAGGGCAATGGTATTTTAGACGATACATAAAACAGCTTCCCGACCCTGGCGAAATTGTTTTTTTTGATAGAAGTTGGTACAACCGTGCCGTGGTAGAACCGGTAAATAAATTTTGTAATAAAGAGCAGTACGATAAATTTATGGTGCAAGCTCCCGAATTTGAGCATTTGCTGTATGAAGACAATGTAAAAATCATAAAATTTTGGTTTTCCGTTTCTAAAGAAGAGCAAAAGAAGAGATTTGACTCCCGATTAGCCAATCCATTAAAGAAATGGAAATTTAGCCCGGTAGATATGCGTGGGCAAGAACTGTGGGATAAATATACTTTTTATAAAGAGCAAATGTTTAGTAAAACACATACTAATTTCAGTCCGTGGACAATAGTAAAAACCAACAATAAAAAAGTAGCACGGTTAGAAAGTATTCGCCACGTTCTTTCACTATTTGATTATGAAGGCAAAGGGTCTTCCGGCATACAGTTATCGCCCGACCCTAACGTAATAGTTCGTTACCACAGAAGTACTGTACAAATAGATATTTAAAAAAGTGAAAATGATAAAAGAAAAAATAAACATAAGCGAAGAAGACTTACAAATTTTAAATTCAAAATATGGTTTAAGGTCTTTATTTGGAAGCAGAAAAGTAAATACTCAAAAAGCATTAAATACTACAAAGTATATTCACGAGTTAATGATGCTTCAAATAGAATTAATAAAACTTCAAGATTGGGTTTTAGAACACAAGAAAAAAGTGGTAGTGCTTTTTGAAGGTAGAGATGCCGCAGGAAAAGGAGGAGCTATAAGAAGAATAACAGAGCATATTAACCCACGTTTTTTTAGAGTGGTGGCATTAGATAAACCCACAATAGATGAAAGACAACAGTGGTTTTTTCAACGCTATGTTAATCAACTTCCCAATCCTGGAGAAATGGTTTTTTTTGACAGAAGTTGGTATAATAGAGCCGTAGTAGAACCCGTAAACGGTTTTTGCACAAATGATGAATACGAAACTTTTATGAACCATGTTAATGATTTTGAAGACATGGTAATCAGTTCAGATTTATATTTAGTAAAACTTTATTTTTCTATCAGTAAAAAAGAGCAAGCTTCGCGATTTAAAGACATAGAAAATAGTCCGCACAAGCAGTGGAAAATTACTCCCGTAGATAAAAATGCCCAAAAACTATGGGATGAATATACAAAATACAAAGAAAAAATGTTTGAAGTGAGCAATACGAGCATAGCTCCATGGCACATAATAAATGCCGATAATAAGAGCCAAGCTCGTTTAGATGCCATTAAAATACTTTTAAACAGCGTACCTTACAACAAAAAGATAGCTAAAAAAACAAAGTAAAGAGATTAAATAAAATATATTAGCACGGTTTTAGTTATAAATATACCAACAAGTGTATAAATTTGCGGTATGACTAAATTATGGCTAACATTATTATTCTTTTGTGCTCTTTCTTTAAAATCTATAAGCTGGCAAGACCATAATAATCTTGATGATACTTCTTTTAAAAGATTTGCCAACCAAGAAGCGTGGGTAGATTCTGTAGCTAATTCTTTAACATTAGATGAAAAAATAGCTCAGTTTTTTATGTTGGGCGTTTATCCCACACAGGGAGAAACAAACCGTAGCTATGTAGAAAATGTAATTAAAAAATATAACATAGGTGGTGTCATTCTTTTTAAAGGGCATCCTATACAAGCCGCTCAGTGGAATAATAGTTTTCAAAAAGCAGCCAAAACACCTCTTTTTATTTCTGTAGATGGAGAATGGGGAATAAATATGCGTTTAGACAGTACTATACAATATCCAAGGCAACTGACACTGGGAGCTATTCAAGATGATGATTTAATATACCAAATGGGGCAACAAATAGCTCTTGAATGCAAAGCCGTAGGGATAAATATAAACTTAGCTCCAGATATGGATATTAATAACAACATTAATAATCCGGTAATAAATGATAGAAGTTTTGGAGAAGATAAATATAATGTAGCATTAAAAGCATTGGCGTATGCACAAGGTATGCAAAGCCAAAACATAATGGCAGTAGGCAAGCATTTTCCCGGGCATGGCGATACCGATACCGATTCGCATAAAGATATGCCTATTATTAAGCACAGCAGAGCCAGATTAGACAGTATAGAACTTTATCCGTTTAAAGTGGCAGTTCAAAATGAAGTAAAAGGCATAATGGTGGCTCACTTAAATATTCCTGCTTTAGATAATACAGAAAATTTACCGTCAAGTTTATCTAAAAAAATAATCACCGATTTGCTTAAAACAGAAATGGGTTTTAACGGCTTAGTTTTTTCTGATGCATTAAACATGAAAGGAGTAACCAAATATTATGAGCCGGGAGAAGTAGATAAAATAGCTTTTTTGGCAGGCACAGATGTGTTAGTCGTTTCGGAAGATATACCTAAAGGTATTGAAATGATTAAAAAAGCCATTAAAAAAGGCGATATAACAGAGCAATATATAAATGAAAGATTAAAAAAAGTATTGGAAAATAAATATTGGCTTCAATTAGATAAATCTCCAATAGTAGATGTATCAAAAGTAAGCGGTGTTTTAAATTTAAAAACATCAAAAGAGCTAAATAAACAACTTTTTGAAAAAGCATTAACCATAGCTGCTAATGATAATTTTGTTATTCCATTAAAAAATGGGCAAGAAAAAAATACAATAGCCGTAGCTTTAGGTACGGGTTATACGCAAACTTTTCAAAAATCGCTGGAGCCGTATAGTATAAAAAACAGTATGGTTGTTCCAAACGATATAGCAACAGATAAAGTAAAAACTTACACAGATAAGTTAAAATCTTACGAAAAAGTTATTGTTAGCATACACAATATGAGCCGCTGGAAAAGCAAAAATTACGGCTTTTCGGCTGGTGAATTACAATTTTTAAATGAAATAAATAAAACTAAAGAAGTTATTTTAGTAGTTTTTGGTTCGCCATATAGTTTAAGTCAATTGCAAGACTTTAAAACCATATTAGTAGCATACGAAGATAATTCTTATACACAAGCAGCAGCGGCTAAAGCATTATTTGCTAAAATAGATGTAAACGGGAAATTGCCCGTAAGTGTAGGCAAGTTTAAAGTAGGCACAGGATATAATTTAAGTACCGAAAAAAACATAAAACACGTAGCTCCGGAAGATATGGGTATGGATAGTAAAATTTTAGATTCCATAGATTATTATGCCAAAAAAGCCATAAAAATTGAAGCAACGCCCGGTTGTCAAATTGTAGTTTTAAAAGATGGCAACATTGTTTACGATAAAAGTTTTGGATACACAACATACACTTCAAATACTCCTATTAACAGTCAAACTATTTACGATTTAGCATCTATTACTAAAGTGGCGGCTACTACACTGTCTATTATGAAACTTTATGAAGAGGATAAAATAGATTTAAACCAAACATTAAAGCATTATTTGCCCAACTTAAAAGGAACAAGCGTAGGAAATTTAGTTATAAAAAACATTATGACACATCAGGCAGGTTTGCCTTCGTGGATTCCGTTTTATAAAGCTACAGTAGAAGATTCTGTTTATAACAATTGGTATCAAGTAGATAGCAATGCTGCTTATTGTGTAAAAGTAGCAGACAATTTATTTATGTGTAAAGATTCTATAAATTATATATGGAAAACAATAGATGGTGTAGAAATAAAAGAAAATCCCGAT
Coding sequences within:
- a CDS encoding O-antigen ligase family protein translates to MRQNYSLLTYEGRNIVVFAGIIFGLVVSKAVLSISTIVLLVNFLVSYKEHKFNIFTKENIPNLIPVAFFAVSLVWFLFASNKGLALKEMNENLPWLILPLCIVALKHYSNQYLYLFLGLFVLMIAVSAVVVLINYFSNYDFYLKIISAGKSIDTPQDHVRYSLLLSFATITTFYFGLVKLPKLFPKEQWFFVISFIFFAVTLHILSVRTGLITFYLGIVFLTVYKAIITKKWWFIPIVLVLVTLAPYWAYKNVPSFREKVYYMNYDWLQINSNNINGNSDTKRLLSYKIAVSLIKEKPVLGYGIGTGKEVMNKYFEENYPEVTNQNRILPHNQFLFICLEMGFVGLAIFLLVLIVPLYKAIRNFNPLFIALWLMVVASCMVENNLESQVALSMYLFFSSLLLKIKQDE
- a CDS encoding glycosyltransferase family 2 protein; amino-acid sequence: MSKISLVIITFNAENMLDKVLAQAKKLTKDIVVVDSFSTDKTEEIAKEFEVNFYKKEWVGYGSQKNYANKLALNNWILSIDADEVLSNELIDEIKALNLNDENLAFNIPFKNNYCGKLIKHGRWKNEHHVRLFNKKTVSWNTSQVHEGLNLSNIEIIDLKNPIFHFSMQSKEQHLAKAKKYAEMGASRMYKQGKKATFIKQYINPMFRFINDYIFSLGFLDGKLGFQLAYIISKETYWKYQKLDKLYKV
- a CDS encoding glycosyltransferase family 4 protein; translated protein: MKIGLDAKRIFNNKTGLGVYGRNLVSGFEQITHPHQFYLFTPTAKSEIYIPSKHFNVVSSHSFSSYYWRTFSIAKDIKSNNLDIYHGLSNELPLTIAKTKVKSIVDIHDLCFVKFKEDYSKIDQQIFWYKAKNAALQSHKIIATSNATKQDILQYFKVPENKVEVVYQCCDKQFYAQKTKEEIDLVLKKYNLPKEYFLSVGTIQGRKNQQAIVKAISKLDKAKQLPLVLVGNGGKYLQQLKALAQQLNVKLFVLDNLPFNELPCIYQNAKVFVYPSFIEGFGIPVLEAMAAKTPVVTTKNTSMAEIIQDENNLISADNIEEIAEKMSYFLVNPQFANTEKHYTRALDFSEKKFAQQVLDIYEKLQ
- a CDS encoding threonylcarbamoyl-AMP synthase, whose product is MKNYSSQIDKTIAILNAGGVIICPTDTIIGLSADATNSEAVNKIISIKNRPENKSFIVLVSSIGMLKNYVEDLPNFVLDFLAKQKEPTTIIYKKGLHLADNVLAENGSIGIRIVNEGIVYEIIKNLNKPIVSTSVNESGATSILKIEEISKTIKNKVDFIVESPIQQHNKPSSIFMIQQKSLTQLR
- the ppk2 gene encoding polyphosphate kinase 2; translated protein: MPFTEEQLLNAKTRKDLIKIAKENKINISKVLDNLKYEKELLALQSELVNLQQWIHKNKMRVAILFEGRDASGKGGAIKRFKEHLNPRFSKVVALNKPTEVEQGQWYFRRYIKQLPDPGEIVFFDRSWYNRAVVEPVNKFCNKEQYDKFMVQAPEFEHLLYEDNVKIIKFWFSVSKEEQKKRFDSRLANPLKKWKFSPVDMRGQELWDKYTFYKEQMFSKTHTNFSPWTIVKTNNKKVARLESIRHVLSLFDYEGKGSSGIQLSPDPNVIVRYHRSTVQIDI
- the ppk2 gene encoding polyphosphate kinase 2, with translation MNISEEDLQILNSKYGLRSLFGSRKVNTQKALNTTKYIHELMMLQIELIKLQDWVLEHKKKVVVLFEGRDAAGKGGAIRRITEHINPRFFRVVALDKPTIDERQQWFFQRYVNQLPNPGEMVFFDRSWYNRAVVEPVNGFCTNDEYETFMNHVNDFEDMVISSDLYLVKLYFSISKKEQASRFKDIENSPHKQWKITPVDKNAQKLWDEYTKYKEKMFEVSNTSIAPWHIINADNKSQARLDAIKILLNSVPYNKKIAKKTK
- a CDS encoding serine hydrolase; translation: MTKLWLTLLFFCALSLKSISWQDHNNLDDTSFKRFANQEAWVDSVANSLTLDEKIAQFFMLGVYPTQGETNRSYVENVIKKYNIGGVILFKGHPIQAAQWNNSFQKAAKTPLFISVDGEWGINMRLDSTIQYPRQLTLGAIQDDDLIYQMGQQIALECKAVGININLAPDMDINNNINNPVINDRSFGEDKYNVALKALAYAQGMQSQNIMAVGKHFPGHGDTDTDSHKDMPIIKHSRARLDSIELYPFKVAVQNEVKGIMVAHLNIPALDNTENLPSSLSKKIITDLLKTEMGFNGLVFSDALNMKGVTKYYEPGEVDKIAFLAGTDVLVVSEDIPKGIEMIKKAIKKGDITEQYINERLKKVLENKYWLQLDKSPIVDVSKVSGVLNLKTSKELNKQLFEKALTIAANDNFVIPLKNGQEKNTIAVALGTGYTQTFQKSLEPYSIKNSMVVPNDIATDKVKTYTDKLKSYEKVIVSIHNMSRWKSKNYGFSAGELQFLNEINKTKEVILVVFGSPYSLSQLQDFKTILVAYEDNSYTQAAAAKALFAKIDVNGKLPVSVGKFKVGTGYNLSTEKNIKHVAPEDMGMDSKILDSIDYYAKKAIKIEATPGCQIVVLKDGNIVYDKSFGYTTYTSNTPINSQTIYDLASITKVAATTLSIMKLYEEDKIDLNQTLKHYLPNLKGTSVGNLVIKNIMTHQAGLPSWIPFYKATVEDSVYNNWYQVDSNAAYCVKVADNLFMCKDSINYIWKTIDGVEIKENPDYRYSDLGFYLLMEVIEKQSGITLDEYVSKYFYEPMELQNIGFNPHNKFDLSRIPPTENDTIFRKQVVQGYVHDPGAAMLGGVCGHAGLFSNAIDLAELFQMLNNGGTYNGVRYLKEKTVNYFNTVPFKDNDNRRALGFDKPVLPNKKTGERKGGPTAPMVSDKCFGHTGFTGTAVWADPEYNLVYVFLSNRTYPYATTNTLAKENIRTDIQEVIYRAMKHKDVN